The following proteins come from a genomic window of Populus nigra chromosome 6, ddPopNigr1.1, whole genome shotgun sequence:
- the LOC133696854 gene encoding meiotic recombination protein DMC1 homolog isoform X2 → MTALKAEEQNHLQLMEREEMDGEDDLFEAIEKLINQGINAGDVKKLQDAGIYTCNGLMMFTKKHLTGIKGLSEAKVDKICEAAEKIVNYGYITGSDALLKRKSVIRITTGSQALDELLGGGIETSAITEAFGEFRSGKTQLAHTLCVSTQLPTQMHGGNGKVAYIDTEGTFRPDRIVPIAERFGMDPGAVLDNIIYARAYTYEHQYNLLLGLAAKMSEEPYRLLIVDSVIALFRVDFTGRGELAERQQKLAQMLSRLIKIAEEFNVAVYMTNQVIADPGGGMFISDPKKPAGGHVLAHAATIRLMFRKGKGEQRVCKVFDAPNLPEAEAISLISIQLVLLYLLILV, encoded by the exons ATGACCGCACTCAA AGCCGAAGAGCAAAACCATCTACAGCTTATGGAGCGAGAAGAAATGGATGGCGAAGACGACTTGTTCGAAGCAATCGAAAAGT TGATCAATCAAGGCATCAATGCTGGAGATGTCAAGAAGCTTCAAGATGCAGGTATTTACACCTGCAATGGCTTGATGATGTTCACGAAGAAG CACTTGACTGGAATCAAAGGATTGTCCGAGGCCAAAGTTGACAAGATTTGTGAAGCTGCTGAAAAGATAGTA aatTATGGCTATATAACCGGAAGTGATGCTCTGCTCAAA AGGAAATCTGTGATTCGCATCACAACTGGAAGTCAAGCCCTGGATGAACTCTTAGGGG GTGGGATTGAAACTTCGGCTATCACAGAAGCTTTTGGGGAATTCCG atccgGGAAGACACAGCTCGCTCATACTCTTTGCGTCTCTACACAG CTTCCTACACAAATGCATGGTGGAAATGGAAAGGTTGCTTACATTGATACTGAAGGAACTTT CCGACCTGATAGAATTGTCCCTATAGCTGAAAGATTTGGAATGGACCCAGGAGCTGTCCTTGACAAT ATCATTTATGCCCGTGCATATACTTATGAGCATCAATACAACTTGCTTCTTGGTCTGGCTGCAAAAATGTCTGAAGAGCCATACAGACTTCTG ATTGTTGATTCTGTTATCGCTCTCTTTCGGGTGGATTTTACTGGAAGGGGAGAGCTTGCAGAGCGTCAG CAAAAATTGGCACAGATGCTGTCACGGTTGATAAAGATAGCTGAGGAATTTAACGTTGCAGTCTACATGACCAACCAAG TCATAGCTGACCCAGGTGGAGGAATGTTCATATCAGATCCGAAAAAACCAGCAGGAGGGCATGTGCTTGCCCATGCAGCCACTATCAGGTTGATGTTCAGGAAAGGCAAAGGTGAACAGCGGGTATGCAAGGTGTTTGATGCCCCAAATTTGCCTGAGGCTGAAGCAATATCCTTAATCTCGATACAATTGGTTTTGCTTTACCTTTTGATTCTGGtttaa
- the LOC133696854 gene encoding meiotic recombination protein DMC1 homolog isoform X1: MVVFRAEEQNHLQLMEREEMDGEDDLFEAIEKLINQGINAGDVKKLQDAGIYTCNGLMMFTKKHLTGIKGLSEAKVDKICEAAEKIVNYGYITGSDALLKRKSVIRITTGSQALDELLGGGIETSAITEAFGEFRSGKTQLAHTLCVSTQLPTQMHGGNGKVAYIDTEGTFRPDRIVPIAERFGMDPGAVLDNIIYARAYTYEHQYNLLLGLAAKMSEEPYRLLIVDSVIALFRVDFTGRGELAERQQKLAQMLSRLIKIAEEFNVAVYMTNQVIADPGGGMFISDPKKPAGGHVLAHAATIRLMFRKGKGEQRVCKVFDAPNLPEAEAISLISIQLVLLYLLILV; this comes from the exons ATGGTTGTTTTTAGAGCCGAAGAGCAAAACCATCTACAGCTTATGGAGCGAGAAGAAATGGATGGCGAAGACGACTTGTTCGAAGCAATCGAAAAGT TGATCAATCAAGGCATCAATGCTGGAGATGTCAAGAAGCTTCAAGATGCAGGTATTTACACCTGCAATGGCTTGATGATGTTCACGAAGAAG CACTTGACTGGAATCAAAGGATTGTCCGAGGCCAAAGTTGACAAGATTTGTGAAGCTGCTGAAAAGATAGTA aatTATGGCTATATAACCGGAAGTGATGCTCTGCTCAAA AGGAAATCTGTGATTCGCATCACAACTGGAAGTCAAGCCCTGGATGAACTCTTAGGGG GTGGGATTGAAACTTCGGCTATCACAGAAGCTTTTGGGGAATTCCG atccgGGAAGACACAGCTCGCTCATACTCTTTGCGTCTCTACACAG CTTCCTACACAAATGCATGGTGGAAATGGAAAGGTTGCTTACATTGATACTGAAGGAACTTT CCGACCTGATAGAATTGTCCCTATAGCTGAAAGATTTGGAATGGACCCAGGAGCTGTCCTTGACAAT ATCATTTATGCCCGTGCATATACTTATGAGCATCAATACAACTTGCTTCTTGGTCTGGCTGCAAAAATGTCTGAAGAGCCATACAGACTTCTG ATTGTTGATTCTGTTATCGCTCTCTTTCGGGTGGATTTTACTGGAAGGGGAGAGCTTGCAGAGCGTCAG CAAAAATTGGCACAGATGCTGTCACGGTTGATAAAGATAGCTGAGGAATTTAACGTTGCAGTCTACATGACCAACCAAG TCATAGCTGACCCAGGTGGAGGAATGTTCATATCAGATCCGAAAAAACCAGCAGGAGGGCATGTGCTTGCCCATGCAGCCACTATCAGGTTGATGTTCAGGAAAGGCAAAGGTGAACAGCGGGTATGCAAGGTGTTTGATGCCCCAAATTTGCCTGAGGCTGAAGCAATATCCTTAATCTCGATACAATTGGTTTTGCTTTACCTTTTGATTCTGGtttaa